One Ostrinia nubilalis chromosome 4, ilOstNubi1.1, whole genome shotgun sequence DNA window includes the following coding sequences:
- the LOC135088488 gene encoding proton-coupled folate transporter-like has product MVSQRREVYQETIEPEAEPLHQDHDDEPEEKRTCAQSCMYAFRKVTVEPTVLLFIMGYMIASLATTNLSLQKACRVNLNFSDEICTAMNDQTLDSQNEFEREAQRLLARALSWRTYITATIPCVIGLFVGPWQDKTGRRKIFLVIALMGQVLGCINSMINVYFFYQLNLEVLIFTEALLDALSGGSCVVIITVFSFISTITTEKNRTFRMGLVNFSLTVGLPVGIASSGIMLRSLGFYGPFGFSLGIHLINAMYNAFVLKDPKRTEEQKKHDGQGVRYFFRTFFDLSNIKETIKVVFKNGPKRRRLRMCVLMVIVTFLFGPMFGEMSVMYMSTRYRFNWDEVKYSLFQAYNFITHTIGTVFSITVFSKYLQWHDSMLGIISTVSKIAASFVYCFAPNETIFFIGPMVEILNGTSMLALRSIFSKLVAADEIGKVNSIIGLTETLMPLAYVPLYTQVYTATMEVLPGAVFLLGAAMTLPAVVVFIWLFVEHRRGLRKKPVIENGTEVPLKQM; this is encoded by the exons ATGGTTTCTCAAAGACGAGAAGTTTATCAAGAAACAATTGAACCTGAGGCTGAGCCTCTGCACCAAGACCATGATGACGAGCCAGAAGAGAAGAGAACTTGTGCCCAAAGTTGTATGTATGCCTTCAGAAAGGTCACCGTTGAGCCAACTGTCTTGCTTTTCATCATGGGTTACATGATTGCTAGCCTGGCCACGACCAACTTAAGCCTGCAGAAAGCTTGTCGAGTGAACCTTAATTTCTCTGATGAAATATGCACAGCAATGAACGATCAAACGTTAGACAGTCAAAACGAATTCGAGAGAGAAGCACAGAGACTGCTGGCAAGAGCGTTGTCCTGGAGGACATATATCACCGCAACAATACCGTGTGTGATAGGACTCTTCGTAGGTCCATGGCAGGACAAGACGGGCcgaagaaaaatatttcttgTAATCGCTCTCATGGGACAAGTCCTCGGTTGCATCAACAGTATGATTAACGTGTATTTTTTCTATCAACTCAACTTGGAGGTTTTGATCTTCACTGAAGCTTTGCTGGATGCGTTGAGTGGGGGATCGTGTGTTGTGATTATCACTGTGTTCTCATTCATATCTACTATAACTACAGAGAAGAATAGAACTTTTAGAATGGGGTTAGTGAATTTCAGTCTAACTGTGGGATTGCCGGTTGGGATCGCGTCAAGTGGAATTATGTTGAGAAGTCTGGGCTTCTACGGGCCCTTTGGATTCTCTTTAGGAATACATCTCATCAACGCGATGTATAACGCATTTGTGTTGAAAGATCCGAAAAGAACAGAAGAACAAAAGAAG CACGATGGGCAGGGCGTCCGCTACTTCTTCAGAACGTTCTTTGATCTTTCCAACATTAAGGAGACTATCAAAGTGGTATTCAAAAATGGACCTAAAAGACGTCGGCTGAGGATGTGTGTGCTGATGGTGATAGTCACCTTCTTGTTTGGACCTATGTTTG GTGAAATGTCTGTTATGTACATGTCTACACGGTACCGATTCAACTGGGACGAAGTTAAATACAGCCTCTTCCAAGCATACAACTTTATTACGCATACAATTG GCACGGTATTCTCCATTACGGTCTTCAGCAAATACCTCCAATGGCACGACTCCATGCTGGGCATCATCTCCACCGTCAGCAAGATTGCAGCTTCTTTCGTCTACTGCTTTGCTCCTAACGAGACAATCTTCTTTATTG gTCCAATGGTTGAAATACTGAACGGCACATCGATGTTAGCTTTGCGGTCGATATTCTCAAAGTTGGTAGCTGCAGATGAGATAG GAAAAGTGAACTCTATAATCGGTCTAACAGAGACCCTAATGCCGTTGGCTTATGTTCCTCTGTACACACAAGTGTATACAGCGACGATGGAAGTGCTGCCTGGTGCTGTATTCCTATTAGGAGCAGCCATGACCTTACCAGCTGTAGTGGTGTTCAT ATGGTTGTTCGTGGAGCATCGCAGGGGCTTAAGAAAAAAACCTGTAATAGAAAATGGCACTGAAGTTCCTCTCAAACAAATGTGA